A section of the Salmo salar chromosome ssa05, Ssal_v3.1, whole genome shotgun sequence genome encodes:
- the LOC106591222 gene encoding zymogen granule membrane protein 16 has protein sequence MFSILVVTVFLASCLAMPIKDPYSYSSAVGQGLGTPFASYGEGRITAVRVWETNNNYYYYYYYYNSNAYISGFQLRYGSTWSPVFGGEGGQKQEMELFNDEAIVEVSGKYNPADYICYLVLTTNMGRTLSAGQPSQVSFNFYPANMGNELRLLSGRFNGAGITSIGAHWGLVYIEGAGNSTLESTGNSTSS, from the exons ATGTTCTCAATCCTGGTTGTCACAGTGTTCTTGGCTAGCTGCTTGGCAATGC CCATCAAAGATCCGTACTCGTATTCCTCTGCGGTGGGTCAGGGACTTGGCACCCCATTTGCTTCCTACGGTGAGGGACGCATCACAGCAGTCAGAGTGTGGGAgaccaacaacaactactactactactactactactacaacagcaaCGCCTACATCAGCGG GTTCCAGCTGAGATACGGTTCCACCTGGTCTCCTGTGTTCGGTGGTGAAGGGGGTCAAAAGCAGGAGATGGAGCTGTTTAATGATGAGGCCATCGTTGAGGTGTCTGGGAAGTACAACCCAGCAGACTACATCTGCTACCTGGTGTTAACCACCAACATGGGGCGCACTCTGTCAGCCGGCCAGCCTAGCCAAGTCTCCTTCAACTTCTACCCAGCCAACATGGGCAATGAGCTGAGGCTGCTCAGCGGTCGCTTCAACGGTGCCGGGATCACCTCCATCGGAGCCCACTGGGGATTGGTGTACATAGAAGGGGCTGGAAACAGTACTCTGGAAAGTACGGGAAACAGTACCTCCTCTTAA